In Oryza sativa Japonica Group chromosome 3, ASM3414082v1, one DNA window encodes the following:
- the LOC4331322 gene encoding branched-chain amino acid aminotransferase 2, chloroplastic isoform X1, protein MELHLTSRGALPLSPPLAGQRRPHLSLSTPSLPIKNHTYSVPPPFSKAHCAIGCQASLATNYMETSAVADLDWENLGFGLVQTDFMYIAKCGPDGNFSKGEMVPFGPIELSPSAGVLNYGQGLFEGLKAYRKTDGYILLFRPEENAIRMRNGAERMCMPAPTLEQFVDAVKQTVLANKRWVPPTGKGSLYIRPLLMGSGAVLGLAPAPEYTFMIFVSPVGNYFKEGLAPINLIIEENFHRAAPGGTGGVKTIGNYASVLKAQRIAKQKGYSDVLYLDAVHKKYLEEVSSCNIFIVKVEERLVSVDELLEADEVFCTGTAVVVSPVGSITYLGQRVEYGNQGVGVVCQQLYTSLTSLQMGHVDDCMGWTVELNQ, encoded by the exons ATGGAGCTCCACCTCACCTCCCGCGGCGCCCTCCCGCtgtctccgccgctcgccggccagCGGCGtcctcacctctctctctccacgccGTCGCTTCCG ATCAAGAATCACACTTATTCAGTGCCACCTCCTTTCTCCAAGGCTCACTGCGCGATAGGATGCCAAGCTTCTCTAGCAACTAACTACAT GGAAACCTCTGCGGTGGCTGATTTGGACTGGGAGAACCTCGGTTTTGGCCTTGTCCAGACAGATTTTATGTATATTGCAAAATGCGGGCCAGATGGGAACTTTTCCAAAGGAGAAATGGTACCATTTGGACCTATAGAACTGAGCCCATCTGCTGGAGTCTTAAATTATGGACAG GGCTTGTTTGAGGGCTTAAAGGCATATAGAAAAACAGATGGATACATTCTGCTGTTTCGTCCGGAGGAGAATGCCATAAGGATGAGAAATGGTGCAGAGAGGATGTGTATGCCTGCACCAACTCTTGAACAATTTGTGGATGCAGTAAAGCAAACCGTTTTGGCAAATAAAAGATGG GTGCCCCCAACCGGTAAAGGCTCCCTGTATATAAGGCCGCTGCTTATGGGAAGTGGAGCTGTCCTTGGTCTTGCACCTGCTCCTGAGTATACCTTTATGATTTTTGTCTCCCCTGTTGGGAACTATTTCAAG GAAGGTTTAGCCCCTATTAACTTGATTATAGAAGAAAACTTTCACCGTGCTGCCCCTGGTGGAACTGGCGGAGTGAAAACCATTGGAAACTATGCCTCG GTATTAAAAgcacagaggattgcaaaacagaAAGGATATTCAGATGTCCTCTATCTAGATGCCGTTCACAAGAAATATCTGGAAGAAGTGTCTTCGTGCAATATCTTTATTGTGAAA GTTGAGGAGCGCCTTGTGTCAGTGGATGAGCTTCTTGAAGCTGATGAAGTTTTCTGCACGGGAACAGCTGTTGTGGTGTCCCCTGTGGGGAGCATAACTTATCTGGGGCAAAG GGTGGAATATGGCAACCAAGGAGTGGGCGTGGTGTGTCAGCAGCTGTATACTTCACTTACAAGCCTCCAGATGGGTCATGTGGACGATTGTATGGGCTGGACTGTGGAACTAAACCAGTGA
- the LOC4331323 gene encoding expansin-B1-like, which translates to MASSSLLLACVVVAAMVSAVSCGPPKVPPGPNITTSYGDKWLEAKATWYGAPKGAGPKDNGGACGYKDVDKAPFLGMNSCGNDPIFKDGKGCGSCFEIKCSKPEACSDKPALIHVTDMNDEPIAAYHFDLSGLAFGAMAKDGKDEELRKAGIIDTQFRRVKCKYPADTKITFHIEKASNPNYLALLVKYVAGDGDVVEVEIKEKGSEEWKALKESWGAIWRIDTPKPLKGPFSVRVTTEGGEKIIAEDAIPDGWKADSVYKSNVQAK; encoded by the coding sequence ATGGCATCCTCCTCCCTTCTACTCGCCTGTGTTGTGGTGGCGGCTATGGTGTCCGCCGTCTCCTGCGGGCCACCCAAGGTGCCACCGGGCCCCAACATCACGACAAGCTACGGCGACAAGTGGCTGGAAGCCAAGGCCACCTGGTATGGTGCGCCCAAGGGTGCTGGCCCCAAGGACAACGGCGGCGCCTGCGGGTACAAGGATGTCGACAAGGCTCCCTTCCTCGGCATGAACTCCTGCGGCAACGACCCCATCTTCAAGGACGGCAAGGGCTGCGGCTCATGCTTCGAGATCAAGTGCTCCAAGCCGGAGGCCTGCTCCGACAAGCCCGCCCTTATCCACGTCACCGACATGAACGACGAGCCCATCGCTGCCTACCACTTTGACCTCTCCGGCCTTGCCTTCGGCGCCATGGCTAAGGATGGCAAGGACGAAGAGCTCCGTAAGGCCGGCATCATCGACACGCAGTTCCGCCGCGTCAAGTGCAAGTATCCTGCCGACACCAAGATCACCTTCCACATCGAGAAGGCCTCCAACCCCAACTACCTTGCGCTGCTAGTCAAGTACGTCGCTGGTGATGGTGACGTCGTGGAGGTGGAAATCAAGGAGAAGGGCTCCGAGGAGTGGAAGGCGCTCAAGGAGTCATGGGGTGCCATTTGGAGGATAGACACCCCCAAGCCGCTCAAGGGCCCCTTCTCCGTCCGCGTCACCACCGAGGGTGGCGAGAAGATCATCGCCGAGGACGCCATCCCTGATGGCTGGAAGGCCGACAGCGTGTACAAGTCCAACGTCCAGGCCAAGTGA
- the LOC4331322 gene encoding branched-chain amino acid aminotransferase 2, chloroplastic has protein sequence MELHLTSRGALPLSPPLAGQRRPHLSLSTPSLPIKNHTYSVPPPFSKAHCAIGCQASLATNYMETSAVADLDWENLGFGLVQTDFMYIAKCGPDGNFSKGEMVPFGPIELSPSAGVLNYGQGLFEGLKAYRKTDGYILLFRPEENAIRMRNGAERMCMPAPTLEQFVDAVKQTVLANKRWVPPTGKGSLYIRPLLMGSGAVLGLAPAPEYTFMIFVSPVGNYFKEGLAPINLIIEENFHRAAPGGTGGVKTIGNYASVLKAQRIAKQKGYSDVLYLDAVHKKYLEEVSSCNIFIVKGNVISTPAIKGTILPGITRKSILEVAQRKGFMVEERLVSVDELLEADEVFCTGTAVVVSPVGSITYLGQRVEYGNQGVGVVCQQLYTSLTSLQMGHVDDCMGWTVELNQ, from the exons ATGGAGCTCCACCTCACCTCCCGCGGCGCCCTCCCGCtgtctccgccgctcgccggccagCGGCGtcctcacctctctctctccacgccGTCGCTTCCG ATCAAGAATCACACTTATTCAGTGCCACCTCCTTTCTCCAAGGCTCACTGCGCGATAGGATGCCAAGCTTCTCTAGCAACTAACTACAT GGAAACCTCTGCGGTGGCTGATTTGGACTGGGAGAACCTCGGTTTTGGCCTTGTCCAGACAGATTTTATGTATATTGCAAAATGCGGGCCAGATGGGAACTTTTCCAAAGGAGAAATGGTACCATTTGGACCTATAGAACTGAGCCCATCTGCTGGAGTCTTAAATTATGGACAG GGCTTGTTTGAGGGCTTAAAGGCATATAGAAAAACAGATGGATACATTCTGCTGTTTCGTCCGGAGGAGAATGCCATAAGGATGAGAAATGGTGCAGAGAGGATGTGTATGCCTGCACCAACTCTTGAACAATTTGTGGATGCAGTAAAGCAAACCGTTTTGGCAAATAAAAGATGG GTGCCCCCAACCGGTAAAGGCTCCCTGTATATAAGGCCGCTGCTTATGGGAAGTGGAGCTGTCCTTGGTCTTGCACCTGCTCCTGAGTATACCTTTATGATTTTTGTCTCCCCTGTTGGGAACTATTTCAAG GAAGGTTTAGCCCCTATTAACTTGATTATAGAAGAAAACTTTCACCGTGCTGCCCCTGGTGGAACTGGCGGAGTGAAAACCATTGGAAACTATGCCTCG GTATTAAAAgcacagaggattgcaaaacagaAAGGATATTCAGATGTCCTCTATCTAGATGCCGTTCACAAGAAATATCTGGAAGAAGTGTCTTCGTGCAATATCTTTATTGTGAAA GGCAATGTTATTTCTACTCCAGCAATAAAAGGAACCATACTGCCTGGTATAACAAGGAAAAGTATTCTTGAAGTTGCTCAGAGAAAAGGCTTCATG GTTGAGGAGCGCCTTGTGTCAGTGGATGAGCTTCTTGAAGCTGATGAAGTTTTCTGCACGGGAACAGCTGTTGTGGTGTCCCCTGTGGGGAGCATAACTTATCTGGGGCAAAG GGTGGAATATGGCAACCAAGGAGTGGGCGTGGTGTGTCAGCAGCTGTATACTTCACTTACAAGCCTCCAGATGGGTCATGTGGACGATTGTATGGGCTGGACTGTGGAACTAAACCAGTGA
- the LOC4331321 gene encoding protein PAIR1, with protein sequence MKLKMNKACDIASISVLPPRRTGGSSGASASGSVAVAVASQPRSQPLSQSQQSFSQGASASLLHSQSQFSQVSLDDNLLTLLPSPTRDQRFGLHDDSSKRMSSLPASSASCAREESQLQLAKLPSNPVHRWNPSIADTRSGQVTNEDVERKFQHLASSVHKMGMVVDSVQSDVMQLNRAMKEASLDSGSIRQKIAVLESSLQQILKGQDDLKALFGSSTKHNPDQTSVLNSLGSKLNEISSTLATLQTQMQARQLQGDQTTVLNSNASKSNEISSTLATLQTQMQADIRQLRCDVFRVFTKEMEGVVRAIRSVNSRPAAMQMMADQSYQVPVSNGWTQINQTPVAAGRSPMNRAPVAAGRSRMNQLPETKVLSAHLVYPAKVTDLKPKVEQGKVKAAPQKPFASSYYRVAPKQEEVAIRKVNIQVPAKKAPVSIIIESDDDSEGRASCVILKTETGSKEWKVTKQGTEEGLEILRRARKRRRREMQSIVLAS encoded by the exons ATGAAGCTTAAGATGAACAAGGCCTGCGACATCGCCTCCATCTCCGTCCTCCCTCCCCG GAGGACCGGAGGGAGCAGCGGCGCGTCGGCTTCCGGttccgtggcggtggcggtggcgtctCAGCCGCGGTCGCAGCCGCTCTCGCAGTCGCAGCAGTCCTTCTCGCAGGGCGCCTCCGCCTCGCTCTTGCACTCGCAGTCGCAGTTCTCGCAGGTCTCCCTCGACGACAACCTCCTcaccctcctcccttcccccacCCGCGATCAG AGATTTGGCTTGCATGATGACTCATCCAAGAGGATGTCCTCTTTACCAGCCAGTTCAGCTTCTTGCGCGCGAGAAGAGTCTCAGCTGCAACTGGCAAAATTACCAAGCAACCCAGTGCACCGCTGGAACCCCTCCATTGCAGATACTAGAT CAGGTCAGGTTACTAATGAGGATGTTGAGCGCAAATTTCAGCATCTGGCAAGCTCAGTACATAAGATGGGGATGGTGGTAGACTCAGTCCAAAGTGACGTAATGCAGTTAAACAGAGCCATGAAGGAGGCATCATTAGATT cTGGTAGCATACGGCAAAAGATTGCTGTCCTTGAAAGCTCACTTCAGCAAATT CTTAAGGGACAAGACGATCTCAAAGCACTCTTTGGAAGCAGCACAAAACACAATCCTGATCAGACAAGTGTTCTGAATTCTCTAGGCAGCAAATTGAATGAGATATCCTCGACCCTTGCAACCTTGCAGACACAAATGCAAGCAAGACAACTGCAGGGTGATCAGACAACTGTTCTGAATTCTAATGCCAGCAAATCGAATGAGATATCCTCGACTCTTGCAACCCTGCAGACACAAATGCAAGCAGATATAAGACAACTGCGGTGTGACGTCTTCAGAGTTTTTACAAAAGAGATGGAG GGGGTTGTTAGAGCTATCAGGTCTGTCAATAGTAGGCCTGCTGCAATGCAAATGATGGCA GACCAGAGTTACCAAGTACCAGTTTCAAATGGATGGACCCAGATTAACCAGACACCAGTAGCAGCTGGAAGGTCTCCAATGAACCGAGCACCAGTAGCAGCTGGAAGGTCCCGGATGAACCAATTACCTGAAACAAAAGT GCTTTCTGCACATTTGGTTTATCCTGCAAAGGTGACAGATCTGAAGCCAAAGGTGGAGCAGGGAAAGGTAAAAGCAGCTCCACAAAAGCCGTTTGCTTCGAGCTACTACAGGGTGGCACCTAAACAGGAAGAGGTAGCGATTAGAAAGGTCAATATACAAGTGCCAGCAAAGAAG GCACCAGTCAGCATAATCATCGAGTCGGATGATGACAGTGAAGGACGTGCGTCCTGCGTGATTTTGAAGACAGAAACAG GTAGCAAGGAGTGGAAAGTGACAAAGCAAGGCACCGAAGAGGGCCTGGAGATCCTGCGGAgggcgaggaagaggaggaggagagagatgcAGTCCATCGTGCTCGCATCCTAG
- the LOC4331324 gene encoding expansin-B13, giving the protein MASSSLLLASVVVAAMVSAVSCGPPKVPPGPNITASYGDKWLEARATWYGAAKGAGRKDNSGACGYKDVDKAPFLGMNSCGNDPIFKDGKGCGSCFEIKCSKPKACSDKPVLIHVTDMNDEPIAAYHFDLFGLAFGAMAKDGKDEELRKAGIIDT; this is encoded by the coding sequence ATggcatcctcctccctcctactCGCCTCTGTCGTGGTGGCGGCCATGGTGTCCGCTGTCTCCTGCGGGCCACCCAAGGTGCCACCGGGCCCCAACATCACGGCAAGCTACGGCGACAAGTGGCTAGAAGCCAGGGCCACCTGGTACGGTGCGGCCAAGGGTGCCGGCCGCAAGGACAACAGCGGCGCCTGCGGGTACAAGGATGTCGACAAGGCTCCCTTCCTCGGCATGAACTCCTGCGGCAACGACCCCATCTTCAAGGACGGCAAGGGCTGCGGCTCATGCTTCGAGATCAAGTGCTCCAAGCCAAAGGCATGCTCCGACAAGCCCGTCCTTATCCACGTCACCGACATGAACGACGAGCCCATCGCTGCCTACCACTTCGACCTCTTCGGCCTTGCCTTCGGCGCCATGGCTAAGGATGGCAAGGATGAGGAGCTCCGTAAGGCCGGCATCATCGACACGTAG
- the LOC4331321 gene encoding protein PAIR1 isoform X1 encodes MKLKMNKACDIASISVLPPRRTGGSSGASASGSVAVAVASQPRSQPLSQSQQSFSQGASASLLHSQSQFSQVSLDDNLLTLLPSPTRDQRFGLHDDSSKRMSSLPASSASCAREESQLQLAKLPSNPVHRWNPSIADTRCQVTNEDVERKFQHLASSVHKMGMVVDSVQSDVMQLNRAMKEASLDSGSIRQKIAVLESSLQQILKGQDDLKALFGSSTKHNPDQTSVLNSLGSKLNEISSTLATLQTQMQARQLQGDQTTVLNSNASKSNEISSTLATLQTQMQADIRQLRCDVFRVFTKEMEGVVRAIRSVNSRPAAMQMMADQSYQVPVSNGWTQINQTPVAAGRSPMNRAPVAAGRSRMNQLPETKVLSAHLVYPAKVTDLKPKVEQGKVKAAPQKPFASSYYRVAPKQEEVAIRKVNIQVPAKKAPVSIIIESDDDSEGRASCVILKTETGSKEWKVTKQGTEEGLEILRRARKRRRREMQSIVLAS; translated from the exons ATGAAGCTTAAGATGAACAAGGCCTGCGACATCGCCTCCATCTCCGTCCTCCCTCCCCG GAGGACCGGAGGGAGCAGCGGCGCGTCGGCTTCCGGttccgtggcggtggcggtggcgtctCAGCCGCGGTCGCAGCCGCTCTCGCAGTCGCAGCAGTCCTTCTCGCAGGGCGCCTCCGCCTCGCTCTTGCACTCGCAGTCGCAGTTCTCGCAGGTCTCCCTCGACGACAACCTCCTcaccctcctcccttcccccacCCGCGATCAG AGATTTGGCTTGCATGATGACTCATCCAAGAGGATGTCCTCTTTACCAGCCAGTTCAGCTTCTTGCGCGCGAGAAGAGTCTCAGCTGCAACTGGCAAAATTACCAAGCAACCCAGTGCACCGCTGGAACCCCTCCATTGCAGATACTAGAT GTCAGGTTACTAATGAGGATGTTGAGCGCAAATTTCAGCATCTGGCAAGCTCAGTACATAAGATGGGGATGGTGGTAGACTCAGTCCAAAGTGACGTAATGCAGTTAAACAGAGCCATGAAGGAGGCATCATTAGATT cTGGTAGCATACGGCAAAAGATTGCTGTCCTTGAAAGCTCACTTCAGCAAATT CTTAAGGGACAAGACGATCTCAAAGCACTCTTTGGAAGCAGCACAAAACACAATCCTGATCAGACAAGTGTTCTGAATTCTCTAGGCAGCAAATTGAATGAGATATCCTCGACCCTTGCAACCTTGCAGACACAAATGCAAGCAAGACAACTGCAGGGTGATCAGACAACTGTTCTGAATTCTAATGCCAGCAAATCGAATGAGATATCCTCGACTCTTGCAACCCTGCAGACACAAATGCAAGCAGATATAAGACAACTGCGGTGTGACGTCTTCAGAGTTTTTACAAAAGAGATGGAG GGGGTTGTTAGAGCTATCAGGTCTGTCAATAGTAGGCCTGCTGCAATGCAAATGATGGCA GACCAGAGTTACCAAGTACCAGTTTCAAATGGATGGACCCAGATTAACCAGACACCAGTAGCAGCTGGAAGGTCTCCAATGAACCGAGCACCAGTAGCAGCTGGAAGGTCCCGGATGAACCAATTACCTGAAACAAAAGT GCTTTCTGCACATTTGGTTTATCCTGCAAAGGTGACAGATCTGAAGCCAAAGGTGGAGCAGGGAAAGGTAAAAGCAGCTCCACAAAAGCCGTTTGCTTCGAGCTACTACAGGGTGGCACCTAAACAGGAAGAGGTAGCGATTAGAAAGGTCAATATACAAGTGCCAGCAAAGAAG GCACCAGTCAGCATAATCATCGAGTCGGATGATGACAGTGAAGGACGTGCGTCCTGCGTGATTTTGAAGACAGAAACAG GTAGCAAGGAGTGGAAAGTGACAAAGCAAGGCACCGAAGAGGGCCTGGAGATCCTGCGGAgggcgaggaagaggaggaggagagagatgcAGTCCATCGTGCTCGCATCCTAG
- the LOC4331325 gene encoding expansin-B10 precursor: MASSCLLLACVVAAAMVSAVSCGPPKVPPGPNITAAYGKQWLEARGTWYGKPKGAGPDDNGGACGYKDIDKAPFLGMNSCGNDPIFKDGKGCGSCFEVKCSKPEACSDKPVIIHITDMNTEPIAAYHFDLSGHAFGAMAKEGKDEELRKAGIIDMQFRRVRCKYPGETKVTFHVEKGSNPNYFAVLVKYVGGDGDVVKVELKEKGSEEWKPLNESWGAIWRIDTPKPLKGPFSLRVTTESDQKLVANDVIPDNWKANALYKSEIQVD; encoded by the coding sequence ATGGCATCCTCTTGTCTCCTTCTGGCCTGTGTCGTGGCAGCGGCCATGGTGTCTGCAGTGTCATGTGGGCCGCCCAAGGTGCCGCCTGGCCCCAACATCACTGCGGCCTACGGCAAACAGTGGCTGGAAGCTAGGGGTACCTGGTACGGCAAGCCAAAGGGTGCCGGCCCcgacgacaacggcggcgcTTGTGGGTACAAGGACATTGACAAGGCTCCCTTCCTCGGCATGAACTCATGTGGCAATGACCCTATCTTCAAGGATGGCAAGGGCTGCGGCTCCTGCTTTGAGGTCAAGTGTTCCAAGCCAGAGGCCTGCTCCGACAAGCCCGTCATCATCCACATCACCGACATGAACACTGAGCCTATCGCCGCCTACCACTTCGACCTCTCCGGCCATGCTTTTGGTGCCATGGCTAAGGAAGGCAAGGATGAGGAACTCCGCAAGGCGGGAATTATCGATATGCAGTTTCGTCGCGTCCGCTGCAAGTACCCTGGTGAGACTAAGGTCACCTTCCACGTTGAGAAGGGCTCCAACCCCAACTACTTTGCAGTGCTTGTCAAGTACGTCGGTGGTGACGGTGATGTCGTGAAGGTGGAACTTAAGGAGAAAGGCTCTGAGGAGTGGAAGCCACTCAACGAGTCATGGGGTGCTATCTGGAGGATAGACACTCCCAAGCCACTCAAGGGCCCCTTCTCCCTCCGTGTCACCACCGAGTCTGACCAGAAGCTTGTCGCCAACGACGTCATCCCCGATAATTGGAAGGCCAACGCTCTCTACAAATCAGAGATCCAAGTCGACTAA